tccagagtttcaacaagaaactttcccagccctgcttccaggTACCAGACACTGAAGTCAGGATCTTCTGTATGTAAAGCACAGGGTCTACCATTATAGCCTTTcccctattgggggggggggtcttctccTCCCTTCATGGCAGCTGTAATAAGCCGTCTTTGTCCCCCCAAGTTCAAACCCAAGCCCATTTATTTGGATGGTACATGCAAACCTTGAGACTGACTACTATGTGGGCCACTACACATACTATATTTTTAGATGCGCACTTTAAGCATACAACTCAAAACAGTCAAGTGCAAATGCCATAGACATAGCTTTGCATACACTTGTCAGGGATGTGTGATTGACTGCAGCTGCCAGCTGGTTCTATTTGTGATGGCAAAAGTGGGTGTGTGTCTGCCTAATATGTGAAACTAAAGCATTTTCAAGCATTACATATCATTTTGAGTGGATATGCTTCTTCAGGGGCACTGATAAAACAAAGCAGAGTAAAATAACTCTTTGACAAGAGTTATTTTGAGATAGTGTGAAAATCTCCTTTGCCTTTTGGGTTCCCTGAATGACACTCTCCACTTGTAACATATTGAGCTaatgccttaagaacataacataagaacagccgcgctggatcaggccataggcccatctagtacagcttcctgtatctcacagcggcccaccaaatgccccagggagattAAAAcgagggtgtcaaactcatttcataagaGTGGGCTGAATAGCTTCCACAGCACCTgctgtggccagaagtgacatcattaagcaggagattatgtcattaagtagatgatggccagaaatacctAATTGTtcccacatagaaactcattacctgcaaatgatagaagaaaaatattgaaatcttgatggtattttcaagatatgggagagcccaattatcacaggtcACCCTTTcatcagtgccacttctgccagtgTCACAGACGTCTGTCAGTGTCACAGACGAATAATTGTGGCTAAATTAGGATGGCTTTGGATGGGGTATACTGTAGATCAAAAGAGGTAGCCGGCCACTATAGTGGAGGCTGGATGTACATAAGGAATTGGTTGGGCAAAATGTGAGGATGGCTATTTCCATAATGCAGCTTTTTTTCTTTCGGGTCCGGAATGACAGGCTGTATACAATCTTGTCATATGTGGAATTTTCACTCATAAACCTCATAAAATGGGATAGAAACTTggacctgcaatcctatgcacacctaacttccattgacctcagtgggacttgcttttgagtatgcaatgcataggactgcactgtgtattaattaattaataatgcacatatttattttaaacatttaataCCCTGCTCTTCAATTTGAAACatacccagggtggcttacagtgacaattaaaacaataacaatACTGTATTTTAAAGGGCATAATTACTAAAAACAGTagaatggggctaactcccaggaaagtgtggataggattgggctgtcacttgcaAACCTGAAGATCTATGATGACAGTTTCAAATGCAGACACAGAGGAAGGAAGCATGTCTCAGTTTGGCCCTGTTTTCACagcataatttcatgcaagaCTTTCTGCATAGAAATGCACCTTAAATATCTCTAAAGAGAAAAATGGACCAACCTTCTCAGCTTTCAGATTTAGAGCATTCATTTCACTTAACAGGCTTAACTTGACTTGTACAATTTTTTTCCCATGGTACTCTTCAACCATCAGTCCTTATTCTTCAGCATATAAACCCAACAAGCCATTATGCCAACTATCCAAATTCCTGTGTGTGAGACCAGGAATTGCACCCCTCCCGACCGGCAAATCAAAAACGATCATGTGCTCAGCAGAAGACGGGGTTTATAGTAAGTCTCTGTATGACTGgagccaaagaggaaggggggcaatgctTACTTGGACGTAACCCAGAACATGTGATAATCAGATTAACAGAAAATTCTGTTGTGTTGTGGAAGGGATGGGAAATGACAGGGAAGCCAAATGATGTACAGGCAAGAATTGTGTAGGGAAATTTTTCCCACTGGAGGACAGGAAGGTCTTTCCTCCTAAGTGCAGTGATAGGGAGCAGAACTTGCTCACTGGTGGGCTGTGAATTCCCAGCTGCTGCAGTAGGATGTTCCTTTTTTCCATAGGATTCCTCCTTGGGATTCTCCCTCTGAGCTCTAGCCAGTTCCCCCGGGCATGTGCCAACTCAGCCAGTTTGCTGAGCAAGGAGTGCTGCCCACCTTGGCCTGGAGATGGCTCCCCCTGTGGAGAGCTTTCTGGTAGGGGTTCCTGCAGAGAGATCCTTCTTTCAGATGCTCCTTTTGGGCCTCAGTTCCCCTTCTCTGGAGTGGATGACCGGGAGGACTGGCCCTCTGTGTTCTACAACAGGACGTGCCAATGTTCCAGAAACTTCATGGGATTCAACTGCGGCGATTGCAAGTTCAACTTTGCAGGCCCGAACTGTACTGAGAGACGGCTGCGGGTGAGGAGAGACATCTTCCATCTGAGTGCCAGAGAAAAGTACCAGTTCCTTGCCTACCTCAACTTGGCCAAGCACACAACTAGCCGGGACTTTGTCATTGCCACCGGCACGTATGCTCAAATGAACAACGGCTCGACTCCCATGTTCCAAGACATCAACAATTATGACCTTTTTGTCTGGATGCACTATTACGTCTCTCGGGACACTCTGCTTGGTGGCACCAACGTATGGCGGGATATCGACTTTGCCCACGAGGCACCAGGCTTCCTCCCCTGGCATCGGGTCTTCTTGCTTATGTGGGAGCATGGCATCCGGAAGCTCACTGGGAATGATAACTTCACCATCCCGTACTGGGACTGGCGAGATGCTGAAAGCTGTGACGTCTGTACAGATGAGTACATGGGAGGCAGGCACCCTACAAACCCAAACTTGCTCAGCCCTGCCTCTTTCTTTGCTTCTTGGCAGGTAGGCACAGGCAAGTGTGGAGTGGGCTATCACTGGCTGTTACACATGATGGTAATGTGGAAATGCATTAAACCCATGAATACTAGCTGTCGGGGAGCAACAGTGGGGGATGGCCAGTGCCTtgaacttctggttgcatctggttggccactggggGAAGCAGGATGCTACAACAGATAGACCTTTAGTCTTTCAGCAGTAATTCTGTGAAGTTGCATGCAGTAATACCTACAACAGGCTTTGGGCTGGTGTATGATCGCAGAATTGCACTGTGTTTCTAATCTGCTTTTCTACAGAGATACTGTGAATATCTGTGATTTTCCTGCTCCAGGTGTTTGTATATTTGCCGTCATAGCTGAGAATCTCAAACAGGCAGCTGGCTTGAGAATATTTAGTTTCTCCCCCTTTTCTCTAACCATAATTCTCAGGATggcttctaacatatttaaaaTGCAATCCAATATAATAATAACTGTCAGTACTAAATTTTATCTAAACACAAACCACCGGCAGATTAGAATTCACAGCAAAGTCAATTAATCAGACAGTTTACTACTTAGACAATGCCAAAAGTCTAAAGAGGCAACAGCAGAGTTTTTACCTGGTTGCTAAAAGCCCTTAGTGTGGGTGACAGGTGACTGGACATAAGAAAAAAGTTCCATAAAAGAGATGCTTCTATCTGTGGTAGACAGCATGGTAtatgagcagtgattttcaatgaaGGTTccataggtgtgctgtgggactttggggggcgctcacttattagtagggccattggggggtttagaaagatgctctttacactctcacacaacaccagagccaggggacatccactaaaattgagtgttgggagagttaggacagacaaaagaaaatatttctttactcagcgtaatTTACTGAGTAATTACTCAGCGTAATTACTTTACTcagtaatatttctttactcagggcaggaggtctggtctagagggtagagcctccgtctccctgaagataacacccacaaggtcgccagttcgaggccaccggcaccgtgcgaccttgaagcagctgacaagctgaagcggagctattccatctgctctgagcgtgggaggatggaggccagaatgtgcgaccagatcaagaaagaaacatctgaatgttgtggttcttgaaagaaagaaccttctttcaattgtaaaaatccctatttaataagggatttggataagcctgcctatgtaaaccgccttgaatggagtcttgaataaagaccaagaaaggcggtatataaatacctgttgttattgttgttggtctgtggatctccttgccacaggaagtggtgttggtatcttgcctagatgcctttaagaggggattggacaaatttctgcaggaaaggTTCACcacggattacaagtcatgataggtatgtgcaagctcctgattttagaagtaggctacctcagaatgccagatgcatgggagggtaCCTGGGCGCAGGttttatcttgttgtcttgtgtgctcccttaagcatttggtgagccactgtaagatacccgaagctggactagatgggtctttgacctgatccagtggggctctgcttatgttcttatgtgctctcAACAGCAGTgaggcgtgccttgtcaattgtcaaaaaactgatagtgtgccttgataattttagtgccttctcaggtgtgccgtgaactgaaaaaagttgaaaatcactgcattagagggTCAGACTAGAAGTAGGGAGGCTCGAGTTTGAATCTCCACACAACCATGAAGCTTGCTGTATAATCTTGGGGCAGTTGTGCAAGATTCTCTGTCTTGTAAAGATAAAAAGATCTAACAGGATAcctgtagcatagctagagggggggccaaaacgtactgcaggcaccacaatgcgctgtgtaagaggcccctcctactcaccactggagccattccaggcagcaacagcaatacgCAAGCGCTTGTAGGACCAAACACACGGGAGACACCATTTGGTTCTGCGCGTGCCTGTGTGTTGCCGCTGCagtccggaatggctccaatgggcactgggaggggccacttacatggcacattacaGCACCTCCACTACTTAccattcttgccccccccccctcttgttAAACCACTGCAGGATAGAAAAGTCCTgcaagaaaagtcctgctggaccaGGTTTAAAGACACATTTAGTCCCGCATTCTGTTTTTCACAGTGGCTCACTAGCTACCTGCAGCAACtactaccctgcacatgcccgatcttgtctgatctcggaagctaagcaagatcaggcctggttagtacttggatgctatagacttataccataatctttcgagactgaaggttgccaaccaaccactagGTACCTCTAGGAAGTCA
This portion of the Tiliqua scincoides isolate rTilSci1 chromosome 3, rTilSci1.hap2, whole genome shotgun sequence genome encodes:
- the TYR gene encoding tyrosinase, with translation MFLFSIGFLLGILPLSSSQFPRACANSASLLSKECCPPWPGDGSPCGELSGRGSCREILLSDAPFGPQFPFSGVDDREDWPSVFYNRTCQCSRNFMGFNCGDCKFNFAGPNCTERRLRVRRDIFHLSAREKYQFLAYLNLAKHTTSRDFVIATGTYAQMNNGSTPMFQDINNYDLFVWMHYYVSRDTLLGGTNVWRDIDFAHEAPGFLPWHRVFLLMWEHGIRKLTGNDNFTIPYWDWRDAESCDVCTDEYMGGRHPTNPNLLSPASFFASWQVICSQSEEYNSRQQLCNGTNEGPLLRNPGNHDKGRTPRLPSSADVEFCLSLTEYESGTMDKMANFSFRNTLEGFANPSTAISNVSQSGLHNALHIYMNGSMSQVQGSANDPIFILHHAFVDSIFEQWLRKHQPLREVYPAANAPIGHNREFYMVPFIPLYRNGEFFISSRDLGYDYEYLVNPDVNPFQNFLVPYLEQARQIWAWLVGAAVIGGIITALIAGFTALGCQKKKKKKRPSEETQPLLMENEDYQHVTYQSQL